In Silene latifolia isolate original U9 population chromosome 3, ASM4854445v1, whole genome shotgun sequence, a single window of DNA contains:
- the LOC141648979 gene encoding uncharacterized protein LOC141648979: MITSSSLYDILFLSETKCTVDSVSSLFCRFGFENSVGVDALGSKGGLWVGWKSFWNITCIVRCQNFIILKIIECPSRFWYFCCIYGEPKKEGRAAVWMDLEQWLIKLDSHFVLLGDFNQVETKDDKLGGAKGVIFGAKFFSEWKTRNLLSDIAFKGPKFTWCNNRKGAARLYERIDKGLISSSWYSFFLNTGILHLPIQCSDHAPIILDTEMISHQQRRNFKMESWCFDYTDCLQVLKDEWFKRDKGSPSFKLFRKLRRVRFAFKQWTFHKRREWTQKWTDFDDMLGAELEQIFQGQTESGYEQCHTAYLEFNKAANLFWKQRAKLHWLKDGDACTKYFFNFVRERHKKNFIYAIRQENNVWSSDIADIFTSFETYFKEIYETEVEHEPLDAFIHESHTLLDNLRYTLNHDQHDLLRRGFTRKEVRKAVFQMGSNKSPGPDGIPGVFYQKYWFHIKDDVTSAVLSILNT, translated from the coding sequence ATGATTACTAGTAGTAGTTTGTATGATATTTTATTTCTATCTGAAACTAAGTGTACTGTAGACAGTGTATCGTCTTTATTTTGTCGCTTTGGGTTTGAAAACTCTGTAGGTGTTGATGCATTAGGAAGTAAGGGTGGTTTGTGGGTAGGGTGGAAGTCCTTTTGGAACATTACCTGTATTGTTCGCTGTCAAAACTTCATCATCCTTAAAATAATCGAATGCCCTAGTAGGTTTTGGTACTTTTGTTGTATTTATGGTGAGCCAAAAAAGGAAGGACGTGCAGCTGTCTGGATGGATCTTGAACAATGGCTGATTAAACTTGATTCTCATTTTGTTCTACTGGGTGATTTCAATCAAGTAGAGACTAAGGATGACAAACTAGGAGGTGCTAAAGGGGTCATTTTTGGCGCAAAATTTTTCTCTGAATGGAAAACAAGAAATTTATTATCTGACATTGCTTTCAAAGGCCCTAAGTTTACGTGGTGCAATAACCGTAAGGGCGCGGCCAGACTTTATGAACGCATTGACAAGGGCCTTATCTCATCTTCATGGTATTCTTTTTTCCTAAACACGGGCATTCTACATCTTCCTATCCAATGTTCTGATCATGCACCAATTATATTAGATACGGAAATGATCTCTCATCAACAACGACGTAATTTTAAAATGGAATCTTGGTGTTTTGATTATACTGACTGTCTACAAGTTCTTAAAGATGAGTGGTTCAAAAGAGACAAAGGATCACCCTCTTTTAAGCTTTTTCGAAAATTACGGAGGGTAAGATTTGCTTTTAAGCAATGGACTTTTCACAAACGAAGAGAATGGACTCAAAAATGGACGGATTTTGATGATATGCTTGGTGCCGAGCTTGAACAAATTTTCCAGGGACAAACTGAAAGTGGGTATGAACAATGTCATACTGCCTACTTGGAATTCAATAAGGCGGCTAATTTATTTTGGAAACAGCGCGCAAAATTACATTGGCTTAAAGATGGGGATGCGTGTACAAAGTACTTCTTTAACTTTGTCCGCGAGCGACATAAGAAGAATTTTATCTATGCCATAAGACAGGAAAATAATGTATGGAGCTCGGAtattgctgatattttcacgtCTTTTGAAACCTATTTTAAGGAAATTTATGAAACAGAAGTGGAGCATGAACCTCTGGATGCTTTTATACATGAATCTCATACTCTTTTGGATAATTTACGATATACTTTGAACCATGATCAGCATGATTTATTGAGAAGAGGTTTTACTAGGAAGGAAGTCCGCAAGGCAGTTTTTCAAATGGGTTCAAACAAATCTCCAGGCCCTGATGGTATTCCGGGGGTTTTTTATCAGAAATATTGGTTTCATATTAAGGATGATGTCACATCTGCGGTTTTATCTATATTGAATACATGA
- the LOC141648980 gene encoding uncharacterized protein LOC141648980, producing MRIVSKCIANRLKNLMPQLVGAYQNGFIPGRSITDNILISHELFHYISKKTSGKKGVMAFKVDMSKAYDRLRWNFIEATLHHMGFPQNIIRLIMNCISTVSYEVIINGTPGTTFMPKAGIRQGDPLSPYLFALCTEVLSQSMLRAQEFGRLQGVQICRTSPSISHLLFADDSIFFTHATTQNCQELRNILDQYCYHSGQQINNAKSAVSFSPNCTMRTTADCLKILNISSGTMMGSYLGLPTEFGTSKKEVFALLLDKVNRRIHSWNNVFLSAAGRLTLIYSILSSLSIYSLSAFRVPVSVTSKIDSLISQFWWGGCKMGKGIHWSSRLFLHSSKINGGLGIRHTGCLNQSLLAKLGWKILIDPQCLLSQVVGNKYRITPESVMCSNSSLTGSLSWGGRGIKWGIELLKENISWQVGFPSSLDIWRDKWIHTASLAQLLSLSVTDIQDKPHLPVALLQSPSGEWNQTAVLNVCGPEVMPLVLSTPIPLVDESDCISWNLTKTGQYSSKSGYTLAFAKLWTTQATIKDKFRMDQSSMVFCHKELWYLPIHNKWKIFLWKIMSNSLPCGEEARKRELPWDYCCVLCSSEPATIESLIHLFRDCPFTSRFWAASPMGIRSQEISEDFYGLFGLISADAQSNVCVQNDMRRPTSDTVLLNVEDGEDSFLLRNHFPLCMIGPKICSNHIRIKCDASWKTNLRATAGWLLQDVHGFMFHCGSVGFWAKSALQAEAMALKYACMDALARGYRHIDATSDCLNLVLQLNGCGEINHDAAPVLRFIVSLISSCHCFSLSHCPRSLNRIAHTIATSVV from the exons ATGAGGATTGTCTCAAAATGTATTGCTAATAGGCTCAAAAATTTGATGCCTCAGTTAGTTGGTGCATATCAAAATGGTTTCATACCGGGGAGATCGATCACTGATAATATCTTAATATCTCATGAGTTATTTCACTATATCTCAAAGAAGACTAGTGGAAAGAAGGGTGTTATGGCATTTAAGGTCGATATGAGCAAGGCATATGATCGATTAAGATGGAATTTTATTGAAGCCACTCTTCACCATATGGGCTTTCCACAAAACATCATCCGTCTTATTATGAATTGTATTAGCACTGTTTCTTATGAGGTGATCATTAATGGCACTCCAGGAACGACTTTTATGCCAAAGGCAGGCATACGACAGGGAGATCCGTTATCTCCATACTTATTTGCTTTGTGTACTGAAGTGCTATCTCAATCTATGCTTCGTGCACAAGAGTTTGGACGACTTCAAGGCGTTCAAATCTGCCGTACTTCACCTTCCATTTCTCATTTACTTTTTGCTGATGATTCTATTTTCTTCACTCATGCCACTACACAGAATTGTCAAGAGTTGCGTAACATTTTGGATCAGTACTGTTATCATTCTGGGCAACAGATTAATAATGCTAAATCGGCGGTGTCTTTTAGTCCTAATTGTACGATGCGAACAACTGCAGACTGCCTCAAGATCCTAAACATTTCGAGTGGTACTATGATGGGATCATATTTGGGTTTACCTACGGAATTTGGTACTAGCAAAAAAGAGGTCTTTGCTTTACTTCTCGACAAGGTGAATCGACGTATCCATAGTTGGAATAATGTGTTTTTATCTGCTGCTGGTAGGCTGACTCTTATCTATTCGATACTATCCTCGCTTTCTATTTACTCTCTATCTGCATTTCGTGTGCCGGTAAGTGTGACATCAAAGATTGATTCTTTAATATCACAATTTTGGTGGGGTGGTTGTAAAATGGGAAAGGGAATCCATTGGAGTAGTAGATTATTTCTTCATTCTTCTAAGATAAATGGTGGTCTAGGCATTCGACATACTGGCTGTCTTAACCAAAGTTTACTAGCTAAACTTGGTTGGAAGATTCTCATCGATCCTCAGTGTTTACTTAGCCAGGTTGTGGGGAATAAGTATAGGATCACACCGGAATCAGTTATGTGTTCAAATTCTTCTTTGACTGGCTCTCTATCATGGGGTGGTCGTGGAATTAAGTGGGGAATTGAGTTGCTTAAGGAGAATATTTCTTGGCAAGTGGGATTTCCATCTTCATTGGATATATGGAGGGATAAATGGATACATACTGCATCCTTGGCTCAATTACTTTCTTTATCAGTAACTGATATTCAAGATAAGCCACACTTGCCTGTTGCTCTTTTACAGAGCCCCTCTGGGGAGTGGAATCAGACAGCAGTGCTAAACGTATGCGGCCCAGAGGTTATGCCCCTTGTTCTTTCTACACCTATTCCTTTGGTCGATGAATCTGACTGCATTTCTTGGAATTTAACGAAAACTGGGCAATACTCTAGTAAGAGTGGTTATACGCTAGCTTTTGCAAAATTATGGACTACTCAAGCTACCATAAAAGATAAATTTCGTATGGACCAGTCATCTATGGTTTTTTGTCATAAAGAATTATGGTATCTTCCAATTCATAATAAATGGAAAATCTTTCTATGGAAGATAATGTCCAATTCTTTACCATGTGGTGAAGAAGCACGAAAAAGGGAGCTTCCATGGGATTATTGTTGCGTTCTTTGTTCATCAGAGCCTGCAACAATTGAGTCTCTGATTCATCTTTTCCGTGATTGTCCATTTACTTCTCGTTTTTGGGCTGCTTCTCCTATGGGGATAAGATCTCAG GAAATTTCTGAAGATTTTTATGGCCTCTTTGGCTTGATTTCAGCAGACGCACAGAGTAACGTCTGTGTGCAAAATGACATGCGGAGACCAACAAGTGATACTGTGCTGCTTAATGTTGAGGACGGGGAAGACTCTTTTCTACTCCGCAATCATTTTCCCCTATGCATGATTGGCCCTAAGATTTGTTCCAATCATATTCGTATTAAGTGCGACGCCTCTTGGAAAACAAACTTGCGAGCCACTGCTGGTTGGCTTCTTCAGGATGTCCATGGCTTCATGTTCCATTGTGGGTCTGTTGGTTTCTGGGCAAAATCTGCTCTTCAAGCAGAGGCAATGGCACTTAAATATGCCTGTATGGATGCCTTAGCTCGTGGTTATCGGCACATTGATGCAACCTCGGACTGCTTAAACCTGGTTCTTCAACTTAATGGCTGTGGCGAGATCAATCATGATGCTGCTCCAGTTTTACGTTTTATTGTTTCTCTAATATCTTCTTGTCATTGCTTTTCTCTTAGTCACTGTCCCCGGAGCCTTAATAGGATTGCTCATACTATAGCTACTTCTGTAGTTTAG